The following coding sequences are from one Armatimonas rosea window:
- a CDS encoding ferritin family protein — MLAATQSGALSQAQPLAQTKGNLEKAYVGETTACSKYQAYAQKARAEGKKGVASLFEAASQAEAIHASNHASVLATLGEANPKSGAFSGKVGSTQANLKDAWRGETEEKDQMYPAMLTVATSEKQVGAQRTFRFALAAERQHAALYSAAMTNLNSGKKDIGLKSFSVCQTCGATQQGNAPKACVTCKGTKFDKIK, encoded by the coding sequence GTGCTCGCGGCGACCCAGAGTGGTGCGCTTTCACAGGCACAGCCGCTGGCTCAGACAAAGGGCAACCTTGAGAAAGCCTATGTGGGCGAGACGACTGCCTGCTCTAAGTATCAAGCGTACGCCCAAAAAGCACGGGCAGAGGGAAAAAAGGGCGTCGCGAGCCTGTTTGAGGCTGCTTCTCAAGCGGAAGCGATCCATGCCAGCAACCATGCCAGCGTTTTGGCGACTCTCGGTGAGGCCAATCCTAAATCTGGCGCATTCTCTGGGAAGGTTGGCTCGACCCAGGCGAACCTGAAAGATGCCTGGCGGGGGGAGACAGAGGAGAAGGATCAGATGTATCCTGCGATGTTGACCGTGGCTACGTCGGAGAAGCAAGTCGGGGCACAGCGTACCTTCCGCTTTGCATTGGCTGCCGAGCGCCAGCACGCAGCCCTCTACTCTGCGGCAATGACAAACCTCAACTCAGGGAAGAAGGATATTGGGCTCAAGTCCTTCTCTGTCTGCCAAACCTGTGGGGCAACGCAGCAGGGCAACGCTCCCAAAGCCTGTGTGACCTGCAAAGGCACTAAGTTCGACAAAATTAAATAA
- a CDS encoding VIT1/CCC1 transporter family protein, which yields MPTTPHVEKHFTSTEAVRDVVIGMSDGLTVPFALAAGLTGAIAASSVIVTAGLAEVAAGSIAMGLGGYLAARGDAEHYHSELAREHQEIRDEPEKEMAEVSHVLQEYGMAPDEAAILVERIRHRPEDWVRFMMRFELGLEEPNPHRVYKSAFTIGISYLVGGMIPLLPYFFVAQAQVGLLWSAGITAIALLVFGGVKGKATGTNAARSAIQTLLVGGVAATIAFLVARAFSHGG from the coding sequence ATGCCTACTACCCCCCATGTTGAAAAACACTTCACCTCCACCGAGGCCGTCCGTGATGTCGTTATCGGAATGTCCGATGGCCTGACGGTTCCCTTTGCCCTTGCCGCAGGCCTGACGGGAGCCATTGCTGCATCGTCCGTGATTGTTACCGCAGGGCTTGCGGAGGTGGCGGCGGGCTCCATCGCGATGGGACTCGGGGGCTATCTAGCTGCCCGTGGAGATGCGGAGCACTACCACAGTGAGCTGGCACGAGAGCACCAGGAGATTCGCGACGAGCCTGAGAAGGAGATGGCTGAGGTCTCTCACGTCTTGCAGGAGTACGGCATGGCTCCCGATGAGGCTGCTATTCTTGTGGAGCGCATTCGCCACCGCCCTGAGGACTGGGTGCGGTTCATGATGCGCTTTGAGCTGGGTCTTGAGGAGCCCAATCCGCACCGTGTCTATAAGAGTGCCTTCACCATTGGCATTTCCTACTTAGTAGGTGGTATGATCCCGCTCTTGCCCTATTTCTTCGTGGCTCAAGCCCAGGTTGGGCTACTCTGGTCCGCAGGAATCACCGCGATTGCCCTACTCGTCTTTGGTGGCGTCAAAGGAAAAGCCACGGGGACAAACGCAGCTCGGAGTGCCATTCAGACCCTACTTGTTGGTGGAGTTGCTGCGACCATCGCTTTTCTAGTCGCACGCGCTTTCTCCCATGGGGGCTAA
- a CDS encoding P-II family nitrogen regulator, translating to MKREIKAILQPFLVPKVLDALHEIPGIPAVTVSETRTFHLDGGHYQQVVQSKLEVIVPVELLAPVIEAIQSHGGTGRPDEGFIVVIPVESVLPTAR from the coding sequence ATGAAACGAGAGATCAAAGCCATTCTCCAGCCCTTCCTGGTTCCGAAGGTGCTCGACGCCCTGCATGAGATCCCCGGCATTCCCGCAGTGACCGTATCGGAGACACGGACGTTTCATCTGGACGGTGGGCACTATCAGCAGGTGGTGCAATCTAAACTAGAGGTTATCGTCCCCGTGGAGCTTCTCGCGCCCGTTATCGAAGCAATTCAATCGCACGGAGGCACGGGCAGACCCGACGAAGGATTCATTGTGGTAATCCCCGTCGAGTCTGTTCTTCCCACGGCTCGATAG
- a CDS encoding CusA/CzcA family heavy metal efflux RND transporter, which translates to MIEAILRFAIRQRLFIVMLGFLLLGIGGYNALQLPIDAVPDITTKQVVINATATGLGPEEIERQLTFPLEVALAGTPKLKETRSISQFGLSQVTVVFDDDTDLYFARQLVAERLTVAQGELPPGATAEMGPVSTGLGELSHIKLENPNLSLRERRALMDWVVRPQLLTVPGLAEVNPWGGTVRQWQVKVDPQKLLAYGLTLRDLTEALEKNNQNASGSYLAQGASQAMIRSVGMLTGPEDIKHVVVAAKDGIPITVGMLATVEEGDAIRQGAFSEDGIGEQSYCVALLLIGENGRIVMQGVGAKLKQIEKTLPAGSKLVGFLNRDVLINRTLETATKNLTEGGLLVIVVLFAFLLQLRAGLIVSSVIPLAMLFAIIGMRHWGISANLMSLGALDFGLIVDGAVIIVENTVRQLAERRHHLHRDLTEDERQHVLYEAALEVLKPSLFGIFIIIATYLPILTLQGVEGKMFRPMGLTVILALLGALLLSLTWVPALCAYFLKVKEEKPNRVLEVIERFYAKLLQGAVRARMLTAGLALGFVVGCFALFPLLGSTFIPELDEGAAAISGFYAPGTSLEEVVDRSQRLETALRTSFPDEVKKVVTRIGRPEVATDPMLIHQTDTLIELWPKAHWKRARTKEELVRKLSELTDKSPGFEASYTQPVKMRMDEMVQGQGLRAELGIKLFGTDNKVLAEVAAKMATIVEKVRGAADVSVEATEGMPQLQIELDRAAIARWGVSVSDINAVIETALASKTVTSITDGSQRVEVNVRLEKPFRDDTQKIGRLLVPTSAGSQVPLGSLAKIGYVNGPIQISRENGQRRVVVMSNVRGRDLGGFTEEVQQRLQKEIHLPTGYRMEFGGTYEQLQSGRARLMVVVPLTFLAVFVMLFMTLGSLKQAALVFTGIPFAITGGILALLARQMPFSISAGIGFIALAGIAVLNGLVMITFINQLRQEGRSVAEAVHQGALARLRPVLMTASVASIGFIPMALATGSGAEVQKPLATVVIGGLITSTLLTLVVLPTLYAWFEQGKKETL; encoded by the coding sequence GTGATCGAGGCTATTTTGCGCTTTGCGATTCGGCAGCGGCTCTTTATAGTGATGCTGGGCTTCTTGCTACTAGGGATCGGGGGCTACAATGCCCTCCAGCTCCCCATCGATGCCGTGCCCGACATCACCACAAAGCAGGTTGTCATCAATGCCACCGCAACCGGGCTTGGCCCCGAGGAGATCGAGCGGCAGCTGACCTTCCCGCTTGAGGTCGCGCTTGCCGGAACCCCGAAGCTCAAGGAGACACGCTCGATCAGCCAGTTCGGGCTCTCGCAGGTGACGGTGGTCTTCGACGACGACACCGATCTTTATTTTGCGCGCCAGCTTGTCGCGGAGCGCCTGACCGTGGCCCAGGGGGAGCTACCTCCTGGGGCAACGGCGGAGATGGGGCCGGTATCCACCGGGCTGGGGGAGCTCTCCCACATCAAACTAGAGAACCCAAACCTCTCACTCCGCGAGCGTCGCGCTCTGATGGACTGGGTGGTGCGGCCACAGCTCCTCACGGTTCCGGGGCTTGCGGAGGTGAACCCTTGGGGAGGCACCGTGCGCCAGTGGCAGGTGAAAGTCGACCCACAGAAGCTCCTCGCCTACGGTCTTACCCTACGCGACCTCACGGAGGCGCTGGAGAAGAACAACCAGAACGCCAGCGGTTCCTACTTAGCACAGGGGGCGTCCCAGGCGATGATCCGCAGTGTTGGGATGCTCACCGGACCGGAAGATATCAAGCACGTCGTAGTTGCCGCCAAAGACGGTATCCCCATCACGGTCGGGATGCTGGCGACCGTCGAGGAAGGCGATGCGATTCGGCAGGGGGCGTTCTCGGAAGATGGCATCGGGGAGCAGAGCTACTGTGTCGCCTTGCTTCTCATCGGAGAGAACGGTCGTATCGTGATGCAGGGGGTTGGTGCAAAGCTCAAGCAGATCGAGAAAACACTCCCCGCAGGCTCAAAACTAGTCGGTTTCCTCAACCGGGACGTGCTCATCAATCGCACTTTAGAGACCGCCACGAAGAACCTGACGGAAGGCGGCCTGTTGGTGATCGTGGTCCTCTTTGCCTTCCTACTTCAGCTTCGTGCCGGGCTGATTGTCTCGTCGGTGATCCCACTGGCGATGCTCTTTGCGATTATCGGAATGCGCCACTGGGGAATCTCGGCCAACCTGATGAGCTTGGGAGCTCTGGACTTTGGCCTGATCGTGGATGGTGCCGTGATTATTGTGGAGAATACCGTGCGCCAGCTCGCGGAGCGTCGCCATCACCTACACCGTGACCTCACGGAGGACGAGCGCCAGCACGTTCTCTACGAAGCGGCGCTGGAGGTGCTAAAGCCGTCGCTCTTTGGCATCTTCATCATTATCGCCACCTACCTGCCGATCCTGACGCTTCAGGGGGTCGAGGGCAAGATGTTCCGCCCGATGGGGCTGACGGTGATTCTCGCCCTACTCGGTGCGCTCCTCCTCTCCCTGACCTGGGTTCCGGCACTCTGTGCGTACTTTCTCAAGGTCAAGGAAGAAAAGCCCAACCGAGTTCTGGAAGTCATCGAGCGCTTCTATGCCAAGTTGCTCCAGGGGGCCGTCCGTGCGAGGATGCTCACGGCAGGGCTGGCACTGGGCTTTGTAGTGGGCTGCTTTGCGCTCTTTCCTTTGCTGGGAAGCACCTTCATCCCTGAGCTTGATGAAGGCGCGGCGGCGATCTCGGGCTTCTACGCCCCGGGGACAAGCTTGGAGGAAGTGGTGGATCGCTCGCAGCGACTAGAGACGGCGCTACGCACAAGCTTCCCCGATGAGGTCAAGAAAGTCGTGACCCGTATCGGGCGGCCCGAGGTCGCCACGGATCCCATGCTGATCCACCAGACCGACACGCTGATCGAGCTCTGGCCCAAGGCGCACTGGAAGCGTGCGCGTACCAAAGAGGAGCTGGTGCGGAAACTCTCCGAGCTCACGGATAAGTCGCCTGGCTTTGAGGCGAGCTACACCCAGCCGGTGAAGATGCGCATGGACGAGATGGTGCAAGGTCAGGGGCTACGTGCGGAGCTGGGCATCAAGCTCTTTGGCACCGACAACAAAGTCCTCGCAGAGGTCGCCGCGAAGATGGCTACCATTGTCGAGAAAGTCCGTGGAGCCGCCGATGTCTCGGTCGAGGCCACCGAGGGCATGCCACAGCTCCAGATCGAGCTTGATCGCGCGGCTATCGCCCGGTGGGGAGTCTCGGTAAGCGATATCAACGCCGTGATCGAGACCGCCCTCGCCAGCAAGACCGTCACCAGCATCACAGATGGCAGTCAGCGGGTGGAGGTGAACGTGCGCCTGGAGAAGCCCTTTCGCGATGACACTCAGAAGATAGGCCGTCTCCTCGTCCCTACATCCGCCGGGTCGCAAGTGCCCCTTGGCTCTCTGGCAAAGATCGGCTATGTCAATGGCCCCATTCAGATCAGCCGGGAGAACGGCCAGCGCCGGGTCGTAGTGATGTCGAATGTCCGTGGCCGAGACCTGGGGGGCTTCACCGAGGAAGTGCAGCAACGTCTCCAGAAGGAGATCCACCTCCCGACCGGCTACCGGATGGAGTTCGGCGGCACCTACGAGCAGCTTCAGTCGGGGCGTGCGCGCCTGATGGTGGTTGTCCCCCTGACCTTTCTGGCGGTCTTTGTGATGCTCTTCATGACCCTGGGGAGCCTGAAGCAAGCAGCACTGGTCTTCACGGGGATTCCCTTTGCCATCACGGGGGGAATTCTTGCGCTCCTTGCACGGCAGATGCCTTTCTCGATCTCGGCGGGGATTGGCTTTATCGCCCTCGCGGGGATCGCGGTGCTCAATGGCCTGGTGATGATTACCTTCATCAATCAGCTCCGCCAAGAAGGCCGCTCGGTCGCCGAAGCCGTCCATCAAGGAGCACTAGCCCGGCTCCGCCCGGTTCTAATGACTGCCTCGGTTGCCAGCATCGGTTTCATCCCGATGGCGCTCGCCACGGGCTCTGGGGCGGAGGTTCAGAAGCCACTGGCGACGGTTGTGATCGGCGGACTGATCACGTCCACACTTCTCACCCTCGTGGTACTGCCGACGCTCTACGCCTGGTTTGAGCAAGGCAAGAAAGAGACTTTATGA
- a CDS encoding efflux RND transporter periplasmic adaptor subunit has protein sequence MKNHLSLFVSIACLSALLTIPSGCAPKVAAQSEAGPAPSAPATPGQVVLDLESLALARFTVEAVQETMLSESLTFNGSVEANPSSLASVNSRVKAKVIAMNAELGQQVVAGDVVAVVESEDLHGAQVAYRLALKKEALAKDNLARRTKLASLGEFERHHLEDYQQSLSQLSAQLSDTEGEVKTTRAALEEAKSEEKSLAAALEQAQTRLGSTQARAARSEALFKEELIARQDLEQAQAERKQAQSEVAAAEARAEQGAARTRSAAAKWEAAQAHRRSIDEQRQRAANALTREEKVVKGGYTRDKELVEAQNALQQARIEVESALDDIELLGGQPGDMHSIPIHAPLSGRITERHASLGETVDMTKPLYTIFNGTEVWVQLSVPPAQLGQLRPGARFTVRSEAVPGKNFSATVVTLGESADAATRLVKVRCRVSGGASVLRPGMFVTGSLVAQSGMRGTALPEDAVQEVGGRSVVFVATEKPEIFVARTVSVAARRGGQALVREGLKGGERVVVRNAGLLKEKLK, from the coding sequence ATGAAAAACCACCTCTCTCTTTTTGTTTCGATTGCTTGCCTGAGCGCCCTACTGACCATTCCTAGCGGCTGTGCTCCTAAAGTTGCAGCGCAGTCAGAGGCGGGCCCCGCCCCAAGTGCGCCCGCGACACCTGGCCAAGTCGTGCTGGACTTAGAGAGCCTTGCCCTCGCGCGCTTTACGGTGGAGGCGGTTCAAGAGACCATGCTCTCGGAGAGCCTGACGTTTAACGGGAGCGTTGAGGCTAACCCGAGTAGCCTCGCCAGCGTCAACTCGCGGGTCAAGGCAAAGGTGATTGCGATGAACGCCGAGCTGGGCCAGCAAGTGGTTGCAGGCGATGTGGTCGCTGTTGTCGAGAGTGAAGACCTCCACGGAGCCCAGGTGGCCTACCGGCTTGCCCTAAAGAAAGAGGCGCTTGCCAAAGACAACCTCGCACGGCGCACGAAGCTGGCGAGCTTAGGGGAGTTCGAGCGCCATCATCTGGAGGACTACCAGCAGAGCCTGTCGCAGCTCAGCGCACAGCTCTCCGATACCGAGGGTGAGGTCAAGACCACTCGAGCGGCGCTGGAAGAGGCAAAGAGTGAGGAAAAGTCTCTGGCGGCAGCTCTGGAGCAGGCTCAGACACGCTTAGGTTCTACGCAGGCACGTGCGGCCCGCTCCGAGGCACTGTTTAAGGAGGAGCTTATCGCACGCCAGGACCTAGAGCAGGCGCAGGCGGAGCGTAAGCAAGCGCAGTCCGAGGTCGCTGCTGCCGAGGCACGCGCCGAGCAGGGAGCCGCCCGCACCCGAAGCGCAGCCGCGAAGTGGGAGGCAGCTCAGGCGCACCGCCGAAGTATAGATGAGCAACGCCAGCGCGCGGCGAATGCACTCACCCGCGAGGAGAAAGTCGTCAAGGGCGGCTACACCCGGGACAAAGAGCTGGTTGAGGCGCAGAATGCCCTCCAGCAAGCTCGGATTGAGGTGGAGTCTGCCCTGGATGATATCGAGCTGCTGGGCGGCCAGCCGGGCGATATGCACTCCATCCCCATCCATGCGCCGCTTAGCGGAAGGATCACTGAGCGCCACGCGAGCCTTGGGGAGACCGTCGATATGACCAAGCCGCTCTACACGATCTTCAACGGCACCGAGGTTTGGGTGCAGCTCTCCGTTCCTCCTGCCCAGCTCGGACAGCTCCGGCCTGGAGCACGGTTTACGGTGCGCTCGGAGGCAGTACCCGGCAAGAACTTTTCCGCCACGGTGGTCACGCTGGGGGAGAGCGCCGATGCCGCAACCCGTTTGGTGAAGGTGCGCTGCCGGGTATCAGGTGGGGCGAGTGTCTTACGGCCTGGCATGTTTGTCACAGGGAGCTTGGTTGCGCAGAGTGGGATGCGGGGAACCGCGCTCCCCGAGGATGCAGTGCAGGAAGTGGGCGGCAGGAGTGTAGTCTTTGTCGCGACCGAGAAGCCAGAGATCTTCGTTGCTCGCACGGTCTCGGTGGCGGCGCGGCGCGGTGGGCAAGCCCTGGTTCGCGAGGGCCTTAAAGGCGGCGAGCGCGTGGTCGTGCGCAACGCGGGACTCCTGAAGGAGAAGCTCAAGTGA
- a CDS encoding TolC family protein, whose translation MPPMQEALVFLLLTQVAIPQETPVLTRDAAIQMALKSHPKMQSARQEIAAAKEGVTAARALSAPTFYVAPWLGSANGTTEELFFSQPLEVNGARGARTAVAVSRLAVSAAGADLETLSLAHAVRVAYDALAYAQAQEVLAQEALQLTQELDRVTTRQVDLGARPGIEATQTRIEVSRAQQQVIQASGKRKSAQAALAVLLGKSPEEALPPLSPLPLTVVPLAEKGGPRPELALEAANLQRLVSEEKLARTELKPDVSLMLRSQNLFHPSGPADRGAAVQVNFPLDWGAKRARVRQVAAATEAQQARQSALTLQFAQERAQAKAQLESAEAVLQSYQADLIQRSERLLQASKTGFQAGQTSITAVLEAQRTYRAVLAERLAAAFAYAQARTEWERIHPTADSLKTP comes from the coding sequence ATGCCCCCAATGCAAGAAGCGCTTGTCTTTTTACTTCTGACACAGGTAGCCATACCACAAGAGACTCCCGTTCTGACACGAGATGCTGCCATTCAAATGGCGCTCAAATCGCACCCCAAGATGCAGTCGGCACGCCAAGAGATTGCCGCCGCTAAGGAAGGCGTGACGGCAGCACGAGCACTCAGCGCCCCGACATTTTATGTGGCACCCTGGCTGGGGAGCGCCAATGGCACCACCGAGGAGCTTTTCTTTTCGCAGCCGTTGGAGGTCAACGGGGCGCGCGGTGCCCGCACAGCCGTTGCTGTCTCGCGCCTTGCGGTGAGTGCTGCGGGGGCGGATCTAGAGACCCTTAGCTTAGCCCATGCGGTTCGGGTGGCCTACGATGCCCTTGCCTACGCACAGGCACAGGAAGTCCTCGCACAAGAGGCTCTCCAGCTGACGCAAGAGCTCGACCGGGTGACAACGAGACAAGTCGATCTAGGAGCACGTCCCGGAATCGAGGCCACTCAGACCCGGATCGAAGTTTCTAGGGCACAGCAGCAAGTCATTCAGGCGAGCGGCAAGCGCAAATCCGCGCAGGCGGCGCTTGCAGTGCTTCTGGGAAAGTCGCCTGAGGAAGCCCTTCCACCCCTGAGCCCTCTGCCACTCACGGTTGTGCCTCTTGCCGAGAAAGGCGGTCCACGCCCGGAGCTAGCACTAGAGGCCGCCAACCTTCAGCGCTTGGTCAGTGAGGAGAAGCTTGCCCGAACGGAGCTCAAACCCGATGTCTCTCTGATGCTCCGCTCCCAGAACCTCTTTCACCCTTCAGGCCCTGCGGATCGAGGTGCGGCAGTGCAGGTCAACTTCCCCCTCGACTGGGGAGCGAAGCGTGCACGCGTTCGTCAAGTCGCTGCCGCAACGGAGGCGCAACAAGCGCGGCAGAGTGCGCTGACACTCCAGTTCGCACAGGAGCGTGCACAAGCAAAAGCACAGCTTGAGAGCGCTGAGGCGGTTCTGCAGAGCTACCAAGCCGACCTCATCCAGCGCTCAGAGCGGCTCCTCCAGGCCAGCAAGACGGGATTTCAAGCAGGCCAGACCAGCATTACTGCAGTCCTTGAGGCCCAGCGCACCTACCGCGCCGTGCTCGCAGAGCGCCTCGCCGCTGCCTTTGCCTATGCACAAGCACGCACTGAGTGGGAGCGTATTCATCCCACAGCGGATTCTCTGAAAACACCATGA